A genome region from Qingrenia yutianensis includes the following:
- a CDS encoding YlmC/YmxH family sporulation protein, whose amino-acid sequence MFRASDFKCREVINLVTGERLGYVCDLEIDECSGQILAIVVPGRSKFGIFSKCEKVCIPWNCITKISCDIILVKICL is encoded by the coding sequence ATGTTCAGAGCGTCGGATTTCAAATGCCGTGAGGTGATAAACCTCGTCACGGGCGAGAGGCTCGGCTACGTTTGCGACCTCGAAATTGACGAGTGTTCGGGGCAGATTCTCGCAATCGTCGTGCCGGGAAGGTCTAAATTCGGAATTTTTTCAAAATGCGAAAAAGTATGCATACCGTGGAACTGCATCACAAAAATAAGCTGTGACATCATTTTGGTAAAAATATGCCTCTGA
- a CDS encoding YtxH domain-containing protein: MMKGFSCGLIAGALIGAAAGMLADPIKDRQHAKMSRKKREMFKAVGNVIDNVMDMF; this comes from the coding sequence ATGATGAAAGGTTTTTCGTGCGGACTCATTGCAGGTGCGCTGATAGGCGCGGCGGCAGGTATGCTTGCCGACCCGATAAAAGACCGCCAGCACGCAAAGATGTCGCGAAAAAAACGCGAGATGTTCAAAGCCGTCGGCAATGTTATCGACAACGTGATGGATATGTTTTAA